The Acidimicrobiales bacterium DNA window ACGCCACCTCCCGCGGCGCCATCGCCTACCGGGAGCTGGCCAAGGAGGTCAGCGGTGGAGCGCCGCAGCGGGTTGGGTAGGGGCCTGGGGGCGCTGATCCCCCCCGACGTCGACGGCGAGCCCCGGGGCGCGACGGGGCGGGGCGAGCTGCGGGAGCTGGCGGTCAGCGACGTCCACCCGAACCGGTACCAGCCGAGGGCCCACTTCGACGAGGAGTCGCTCGACGCACTGACGGCGTCGGTCCGCGAGCTCGGCGTCCTCCAGCCCGTGCTCGTGCGGGTCGACCCCGAGGGCGGCTACGAGCTCATCGCCGGCGAGCGGCGGTGGCGGGCGGCCAAGCGGGCCGGCCTGCCGACGATCCCCGCCCTCGTCCGCGACGTCGCCGACGCCAGGGCGCTCGAGCAGGCCCTCGTCGAGAACCTCCACCGCCAGGACCTCAACGCCCTGGAGGAGGCGGCCGCCTACCAGCAGCTCATCGAGGACTTCCACCTCACCCACGACCAGGTCGCGGCCCGGGTCGGCAAGAGCCGGGTGGCGGTCAGCAACACGCTCCGGCTGTTCCAGCTGCCGCCATCCATCCAGCGGCTCGTGGCCGACGGCCAGCTGTCCGCCGGCCACGCCCGCGCCCTGCTCGGCACCCCCGACCGCTCCTTCCAGGAGCAGCTGGCCCGCCGGGCCGTGGCCGAGGGGTGGTCGGTGCGCCAGGTGGAGGAGGCGGTGCGGGCCCGGTCCGAGCGGGGCCTTTCGCTCCCGGAGCCGGCCACCCGCCGGCTGCGCCCTCCCGGCCTGCTCGAGCTCGAGGAGCTGCTGTCGTCCCAGCTCGACACGAGGGTGCAGGTGACGATGGGCGCCAAGCGGGGCAGGGTGGTGATCGAGTTCGCCGACCTCGAGGACCTCGAGCGCATCTACCGGGCGATGACGGAAGCCTCACCTGCTGGTTGAGGGTCGCGGGCCGCACCGGCCAGCGTGATCCTCAACTCGAAGTTCTCCCCACGGTGTGGTTAACCCTGTGGAGAACCGTCGGCCTGCACCGGAGTCTCGACCCAGCGGGTGAGAGCACGGGCCAAGGCCTCGACCACCGCTGCAGACCGGGCCACGACCAGGGCAGGAGGGCCGAGCTCGCACCAGGTGGCCGGCATCCGGGTCTCACGCAGCACTGGAAGGCGCATCCCGGTCGGCGCTGCCGGGCCGGCGTCGAGCACCGGCGCGACCTCTTCGCAGAGGAGCTCGGCCAGGCGGCGCCCGCCGGTCGACTCGAACCCTCGAGCGGCGTAGAAGGCGACCGAGCACCCCGGCCCGCCGGCGGTCAGGCCGACGTAGGCGTCGGCGGCGAACTCGTTCGCCTCCCTGGCGTGGGCCGACTGGTCGGGGTGGTGGACGGTGAGGACGGTCGCCCCGACGTCGTGGAGGGCCCGTGCGACCGCGTCGGCCAGGGCCGCCACCCCGCCGGTCTCGCCGACGGCGACCCGCCGCTCGGCCAGCCGCTTCGGGGCCTGGCGCAGGGTCTCCCGCTCGCGCACGACGGCCACGTGCGCCGGGGACCCGACCTTGGCGCCCAGCCGCACCAGGGTGTGGACGCTGTCGGGCCCGCAGATCCCGTCGGCGCCGAGGCCGGCGTTCTTCTGGAAGTCGGTGACGGCGGCCGCCGTGCGGGGCCCGAAGATCCCGTCGACCCGGCCGGCGTCGAAGCCAAGCGCGCCGAGCCGCAGCTGGAGGTCGTGCACGTCCTCGCCCCGCAGCATGGGGGAGCGCAGGTAGAGCAGGCGATCGCCGAGCCGGTACCCGGCCTCGACGAGCGCGGCCCAGGTCTGGCGGCCGCAGATGCCGTCGACCCGGAGGCCGCGGCTCTGCTGGAAGGCCCGGACGGCGGCCTCGGTGGTGGCCCCGAACGCGCCCGGCTCGTCGTCCGCGTCGAAGCCGAGGGCGACGAGCCGGTGCTGGAGGTCCTTCACCGCTTCCGGCGGGCTCTGCGATCCGAGGGGGAGGCCGTCGTCGACAGGCACGACCGCCATTCTTCCCCGCCCGGGCCGGCCGGAGCGCCGGCGATCAGTCGATCAGACGAACTCGGAGAGCTCCTGGAGCAGCTGGGCCTTGCCCTTGGCGCCGACCAGGCGCTTCACCGGCTCGCCCTCCTTGAAGACGATGAGCGTCGGGATGCTCATCACGCCGTAGCGGCGGGCCAGGTCGGGGTGCTCGTCGATGTTCAGCTTCGCCACCCGCAGCTTGCCGGCCTGCTCGGCGGCGATGTCCTCGAGGATCGGGGCGATCATCTTGCACGGCCCGCACCACTCGGCCCAGAAGTCGACGACGACCGGCTCGGTCGCGGCCTTCAGCTCCTCGTCGAAGCTGCCGGCGGTGAGGGTGGCGATGTCGGTGGCCATTGCGTGGTTCCTCTCCTCGGGTGCTCACGACGGCCAACACGGCGGCGCCGCGGCGAATTCCGCGCTACCAGGTCGTCTCGGTGGCCATCTCGTGCTCGCCGTGCGCCTCCAGCCAGCGCTCGAGGTCGATGGCCGCCATGCAGCCGGTGCCGGCGGCGGTGATGGCCTGGCGGTAGGTGTGGTCGGCGACGTCGCCCGCCGCGAACACCCCGGGGACGTTCGTGGCCGTGCCCGGGCCGACCACCAGGTAGCCGGCGTCGTCCATGTCGAGCTGGCCGGCGAACAGCGCCGTGTTCGGGGCGTGGCCGATGGCGACGAACACGCCGCCGGCGGCCAGGTCGTGCTCCTCGGCGGTCTTCACGTTGCGGAGCCGGACCCCCTCGACGGTCGTGTCGCCGAGGATGTCGAGGACCACCGAGTCCCAGACGAAGCGGATCTTGTCGTTCTTGAACGCCCGCTCCTGCATGATCTTCGACGCCCGCAGCTCCGAACGTCGGTGCACGACGGTCACCTCGGAGGCGAACTTCGTCAGGAAGAGGGCCTCCTCCAGGGCCGAGTCGCCGCCGCCGACGACGACGATGGGGCGGTCCCGGAAGAAGAAGCCGTCGCAGGTGGCGCACGTCGACACGCCGTAGCCGAGCAGCCGGCGCTCGTTCTCCAGGCCGAGCATGAGTGACCGCGCCCCAGTCGACACGATCACACTCTTCGCGGTGTACGTCGGTTCTGCGGCATCCGGGTCGCCGACCCAGACCTTGAACGGCCGGGACGACAGGTCGACGCGGGACACCCGCTCGGTGCGGATGTCGGCGCCGAAGCGCATGGCCTGCTCCCGGAAGCGGAGCATGAGCTCGGGGCCCATGATCCCCTCTGGGAAGCCGGGGAAGTTCTCGACCTCGGTGGTCAGCATGAGCTGGCCCCCGGGCTGGTCGCTCGTCGACGACGGCTCGCCCTCGAGGACGAGGGGCGACAGGTTGGCCCTGGCCGTGTACACGGCGGCGGTGAGGCCGGCCGGGCCGGAGCCGATGATGATGACGTTCCGCAGGTCGTTCACGGGTGGTGCTCCCTCGCTGGGTGGCGACCGCGCCGAACGTGCGGGCGGCCGGCCGGATTCCCGGTCAGGCTGCGGCCGGCGCCCGGCGCTTCCGCCACAGCAGCAGCCCGGCCAAGGTGAGCACGGCGCCGACGATCAGGTGGGCGGACCACACCTCGCCCGGCACCAGCACGTCGACCAGCCGGACGAGCGCGGCGACGAGGAGCACGAAGGCGACGATGCCGGCGATGGCGGCGAGCAGCCCGTAGACGATGCCGCGCGCCACGGTGATGGCCGGGCCGGTCGTGCGGTCGCGCACCTGGCCGACGACGCGGACGACCGTGTCGGCGGCCTGGGCCGGCCAGTCGTCGGGGATCGACAGCCGCGTCGACGAGCCGTCCTCGGGGGCCCCAGCCGGGTGCGCCATGGCCGGAGCGTAGTCCGGGGCGGCTCCGCCTAAACCTGGCGTCAGGGCGCGAGGGGGACGGGGCCAGCGAGGACGGCGCACGCCCCGGCGTCGACGGCGACGACCAGCCGCCGGCCGTCGTCGGTGTCGAAGACCTGCACGACCACCGGCGTCCCCCGGTACGTCGCCGTGGCCGTGCCGCTGCGCGTCCCGTCGACGCCGACGTCCTCCGGGGTGAGCTCGTCGCAGGCGGTGAGCATGGCGGCCGACTCGTCGCCGCCGCCGTCCCCGGCCTCGGTGGTCGCGCCGGGCGCAGAGTGCGACGCCACGGAGGGCGCCGGCAGGGCGTCGCGCGTGACGGCGGCCAGCTCCTCGGTCGACGACACCTCGCCCAGGTCGGGGATGGCGTCCGCCCCCGCGGCGGCGCCGGCCCCGGCCGTGTCGAGGTCCTGGGTGGCCTCCGCGGCGCCGCCCCCGGCCCGGTCCTCGGCCACCGGCCCGCTGGCTGCGGTGCCGGCGTCCTCGTCGGGGTCGGCTGCGCCCCGCAGCAGCGGGACGGCGAGGGCCAACACCACGAGGACGGCCGCGGCCGACAGGATGGCGGTGGACCAGCGCCGGCGGCGGGCGACGTCGACGACCGGGGCGACGGCACCGTCCCCGGTGGCGCCCGATGCGGCGGCGGCCATCGCCACGGCCACGGCCTTCGACCTGACGGCGGCGGGCGGGGGCGTCACGGGGGCGGCGACGGCGGCCGCCGCCCGGGCCAGCGCGTCCAGCCGGTCCCTCGCCGCGCCGTCGGCCGCCAGGCGCGCCTCGACGGCCGTCGCCTCGTCGGGCGCCAGCTCGCCGTCCAGGTAGGCGGACAGCTGCTCGTCGGTGGGGGAGCCGGGTTCGGTCATCTCGCGGGGGTTGGACGAGGCGAGCCGGGGCCCGGGTTCCCGGCCAGGCGATCGGCCAGCGCCGCCCGGCCCCTGGCGATCCGGGAGCGGACGGTACCGGGAGGGATGTCGAGCACCTCGGCGATCTCGGCGTAGTCGAGCCCGCACAGGTCGCGGAGCACGACCGCGGCCCGGAACTCGGGGGCCAGGCCGGCGAGCGCGGCGTCGACGTCGACCTTGGCCACGGCGGCGTCGTCGACCCCGCCGGCCACCGCCTCCTCCCCGGGGCGGTCCTCGGGCAGGCCGGGGTCGGGCCGGCGCCGACGGCGGCGGACCTCGTCGAGGGCGGCGTTGGTCGCCACCCGGTAGCACCACGTGGAGAACGCCGACCGGCCGTCGAAGCGGGGGAGGCCGCGGACGATGGCGATCAGCGCCTCCTGGGCGGCGTCGAGCGCGTCGGCGTCGTTCCCGGTGAGCCGCCGGCACACGGCGTGGACCCGGTCGTAGTGGCGGCGCAGCAGCGCGTCGAGGGCCGCCCGGTCGCCGTCCCGGGCCGCGTCCACCAGGGTGCGGTCGTCCGCCTCGGGCGTGATCGGCGGAGCGTAGCGGCGGGCCGCGCTCAGCCCAGGGACAGCTCGTCGAGGATGACGCGGTAGCGGCCGTCGCTGCCCAGCTCGCCCGGGTCGGTGACCCAGAGCAGCAGGTAGGAGCCCTCGGCCTCGCCGAGGTCGAACTCGGCGGTGTCGCCCAGGGCGTCGCGGGCGGCCACCGGCTGGCCCCAGTCCTCGAGGGTCGTGCCGGGCTGCTCGGCCACGTAGACCGACGCCGCCCACCCGGTGCTCTGGGCCACCACCCGCAAGGTGCCGGCCCGCCCGGCCCGGTCGAGGCGGAGGACGAGCCCGACCCCCGGCTTCCCGGCGAGCGTCCGCTGCTCGTAGCCCTCCGAGGTCCACGCCGTCGACGGGTCGCCGTCGAGCAGCCGGCCCACGTCCTCGTCGTTCTCGCGACCGTCACCCGGCGGCGGGTCGAGGATCGTCACCTCGACGATGGCCGACGGCGGCGGCTGGGTGCCGGGGCCGGGATCGACGCCGACCGCGTCTCTGGCCCGCCCGAACAGGTCCTGGCCGGTGCCGGTCCTCGACAGCAGCACCCCGGCGACGCCGAGGCCCACGGCCAGCAGGACGACGAGGACGACCGGCACCAGCCAGCGCCGCTCGGTCTGGCGGAACGACGGCGCGCCGGTCGGCGGCGTGTGGGGCTCGGGCGCCGTCCAGGCCGTGAGGTCGCCGTCCCGGCCCGGGTCGGCGGCCAGCAGCGCGGCCCGGAAGTCGCCGGCGGTGGCGTAGCGGGCCTGGGCCTCGCGGGCCATGGCCCGCAGCACCACGGCCTCCAGCCGCCTGGGCACCCCGGCCCGCACCGACCGGGGAGGCAGCGGGTCGCGGTGCAGCCGGGCCAGGGCCGTCGCCACCTCGCTGTCGGCCTCGAACGGGGCCCGGCCGGTCAGCACCTCGTAGAGGACGACGCCGAGCGAGTACACGTCGCTGCGGGGGGTGACCGGCTCGCCGCCGACCTGCTCGGGCGAGAGGTACTTGGCCGTCCCGAGCATGGCGCCGGTCTCGGTGAGGTCGCCGATGTCGACCGCCTTGGCGATGCCGAAGTCGCCGACCATCACCCGGCCGTCCTCGGACAGCAGGATGTTGGCCGGCTTGACGTCGCGGTGCACGACCCCCCGGCGGTGGGCGACCTCCAGCGCGTCGGCCACCTGCCCGATCACGTCGATGGCGTCCGACGGCGCCAGCGGGCCCGACCGGTCGAGGCGGTCGCGCAGGGTCGCCCCCCGCACCAGCTCCATGACGATGGCCTCGACGCCGTCGTCGGAGCAGGTGTCGAAGATCGACACGATCGACGGGTGCGACAGCCGGGCGGCGGCGATGGCCTCGGCCCTGAACCGCTCGACGAAGGACCGGTCGGCGGCCAGGTGGGCGTGGAGGATCTTCACCGCCACCGGCCGGGCGAGGACCTCGTCGACCCCCTCCCACACCTGGGCCATGCCGCCGGTGGCGAGGCGGCGGACCAACCGGTAGCGGCCGACGATCAGGCGGTCGGTGAGGTCCTGCGACGGCAGGGGAGCGGGGCTGGCCACGCGGCGGCCACCGTACCCCCGGCCCACCCGCCGGAGCCGTTCACTCCTGGGCGCCGTCCCGGACCTGGAACACGACCCCCATGGCCCCCCGGCCGGCGTGGGTGCCGATGACCGGGCCGATCTCGCCGACCACCACCTCGCCGTCGTAGAGCGGGCCGAGGCGGGCGACGAAGTCGTCCACGTCGTCGGCGTCGGCGTGCATGACGGCCAGGTTCTCGACCCGGCCCTGCTGGCGCACCTTGTCCACGAGGTAGGCGAGCGCCTTGGTCCTCGTGCGCTGGCGGGACTCGGGCTCGACCTTGCCGTCGCGCACCTCGATCACCGGCTTGATCGACAGCAGCGACCCGAGCGCGGCCTGGGCGCCGCCGATGCGGCCGCCCTTCTTGAGGTTGTCGAGCGTGTCGAGGGCGCCGTAGACGCGGGTGCGGGCGACGAGGTCCTCGACGGCGGTGGCCACCGTGTCGAGGTCGCGCCCGTCGGCGGCCAGGCGGGCGGCGGTCACGGCCATCATCCCGAGGCCCATGGTCACCGAGCGGGAGTCGACCACCCGCACGGCGAGGTCGCCGGCCACGGCCTTGGCCGCCACCTCGGCGGCCTGGATGGTCGCCGACAGCGCACCCGACAGCGCGACGCACACGATGCCGTCGGCGCCCTGGTCGGCGAGGCGCCGGTAGGCGGCCTCGAACTCGCCGGGCGGCGGGGCGGCCGTCTCCGGGAGGACGGCCGAGCGGGCGCACCTGGCCCAGAACTCCTTGGTCGACAGCTCCCGCCGGTCGACCAGCTCCTCCTCGCCGAACCGCACGCTCAGCGGCACGATCTCGATGCCCAGCTGGTCCGCCAGCTCCTGGGGCAGGTCGCACGAGCTGTCGGTCACGATGCGCACGGGCATGGACCGCGGAGGTTAGTCCTGGCCCGGCGCGGCGGCCCCCACGAGGCGGCGCCGCCGGCGGGTGCCGCGCCAGTGCCGCGCCCACCACGCCAGCAGGAACACGAGCGCCCCGGCCGACAGCACGATGCCGACCCCCGACACGGCCGTCGACCGCACCGTCAGCCGGGTCGTGCCCAGCTGGAGCAGGCCGTCCGGGGAGGTCAGGCGCACTTCGACCCGGCTGGTGCCCGAGGTCCTGGCCTCGACGACGACCTCGAGGCGGGTCGTCCCCTCGGCCAGCTCCAGCGGGAACGACTCGCCCTCGGGGAAGGCCAGCTTGTTGTCGCTGTCGAGCTGGACGGTGACGTCGACGGGGTAGCCCGCGTCGTTGCGGAACGTCAGCGGCAGCCGCCCCCGGCGGGCGGTGATCGTGATCGAGCGGTTGCCGGGCACCTGGACGGCGCCGGTCTCCCGGTCGATGGCGGCGACCACGGCGTCGACGTAGTCGTCGCGCTGCTCGGGGGTGAGCGCCTCGGACCCCGACACGAGGAGGCGGCGCTCGAGCTCGTCGAAGCGGGGGTTGACCGGCCCGATCATCGACCGGTAGCCGACGAGCGCGAGGCGGGTGAGGCGGAGGCGGTCGGCGTACCCGGCGAGCGACGGCGCCGGCGCGGCGGGGAGGAGGTCCCTGGTCAGCCGTTCGCCGGACGCGTCGACGGCCGGGGCGACGTCGCGGAACAGCTCGTCGACGTCGACCGGGCGGACCACCGAGGCGGGCGAGGCCAGGCCGGCGAGCAGCGCGTCGAGGAAGGCGGCGTCGGGCGCCCAGGTGTCGGGGGCCACGACGGCCACGCCCCTGACCGTGCCCGGCGAGTCGAAGAAGAGGACGGCGAGGTCGGCGAGGAGGCGGTGGGCGTTGAGGACCGGGTCGGCGGTGGCCGTGAAGTGGGCGGCCAGGCCGGCGTCGGCGGCGACGGCCGCCTGGGCCCGGTCGGTCTCGCCCCTCACCGTGAACGGCGAGGTCAGGGTGCGGTTGAACACGGTCTCGTCGAGGGGCTGGAGGGTCGCCTCGGGCAGCACCACCTGATCGACGCCGAGGTCCCGGAGCTGGGCCAGCGCGGCCGGCGTGGTCGTCGGCCCGGCGATCCAGGTCCTGGCGTCGGGGCGCACCGACAGCTGGTCGGCGATCACGTCGGTGCCCCTGGTCAGCTCGGCGCCGGCCTCGGGCCCGAGCCCGGCGGCCACCCAGGCGGGCAGGTCGAGGTCGACGTACGGGCGCCCGAGCACCTGGCGGTCGTCGACGGCCGAGCGCAGGGCGTCGAGCACGCCGACCTGGGCGTCGGTGCCGCCGGCCAGGGCGTCGACGGTCTCGGGCGTCGGCGCCAGGGTGAGGGCGACGTCGGGGTGGGTGTCGAGGGCGTCGGCCAGGACGCCGAGGGCGGCCTCGGCGTCCGGCGACACCTCGGTGCCGCCCTCGGGGGTGAGGCTCGGCGGGGCGCGGAAGGGGAGCACGAGGGCGGCCAGCAGGTCGGGCGACTCGTCGTCGCCGCCGGGCACGACCACCAGGTGGGTGACGACCCGGGTGAGGGACTCGGCCGAGGCCGGGGTGCGCAGGTCGAGGGTGACGGGGTGGACGCCGCCACCCGTGCCGAGGTCGAGGCCGCCGGCGCCGAGGTCCACCGCCACCTCGGCGGTGCCGTTCCCGTCGGGGTCGGCCTCGTCCCACGCCCGGGCCACGACGGCCACCGGCGAGCCCAGCTGCTCGCCGTCCAGGGTCGCCGCGAACGTGGACCTGAACGTCACCCTCCCGTAGACCGTCAGCGCCAGCTCGACCTCGCCCGTGTCGGCCGGCAGCCCGTCGGCGCTCACCCTGGCCCGGAACTCGCCGTCGGGCCGGGACCAGGCGGTCTGCTCGACGAGCGCCAGCCGGGGCGCGCCGCCCTCCTGGGCGCCCGCCGGCACGGGCGCCGGCAGCACGGCCACGGCGGCGGCCAGGGCCGCGGCGACGACCGCCGCCGCCCGCCGGGCGCTCACGGCGGCGGGAGGCGGCGCTCGGCCGACGGGTCGAGCACCGTCCACAGCACGGCCAGCCCGCCGGGCTGGAGGCGGAACCCGAGGCGCAGGTAGAGGCGCAGGGCGGCCTCGTTCTGCTCCTGGGTGTTGACGACGGCCCGCTCCCCGCCGTGCCGGCGCATCCACCGCAGCCCGTCGACCACGAGGGCGGCGCCGATGCCCCGGCCGTGGTGGTCGGGGTGCACGGCCAGGCGCTGGAGGTACCCCCTGGCGCCGGCCCGGCCCGAGACGGCGTACCCGACGAGGGTCGGGTCGACGGCCACCCGGAGCCGGCTGGCCGGGGTGGCCGAGATCGCCTCCTGGAGGCCGGGGCCGTCGAGGCGCCAGAACGGCGGGAAGGCCAGCTGGTCGACGGCGAGGACGGCCCGCCGGTCGGTCCGGTGGCCCCGGCGGAGGCGGACCTCGGCCGGCACCTCGGGCTCGTCGGGCAGGTCGGACAGGTCCCGCGCCAGCAGGTGGAGCCGCTCCCGCACCGTGAAGCCGGCGGCGAGGAACCCGGCCTGCTCGGGCGGGGTCAGCGCGGCGGTGACGACCTCGACCACCCCGTGGCCGGCCAGGCGGGCGAGGCAGCGCCGGACGGCGGCCGTCGGCACGGCGGCGTCGGCCTGCGGCGCCAGGTACCCGACGCTGGGGTCGCTGCGCCAGCGGCTGACCCGCAGCCGCTCCTCGGTCCAGGACCGGGTGTCCAGCCGGCTCACCGGGGACGGGCGGGGAGACTGGTCATCCTCGGGCCGAGGATACGGCCGCCCGCCGGTCGGGCCGGGGCACGCGGCGGTAGCCTCCGTCGCGGTGGCCGTCCTGTTCTCCACGTCACCGCGCTACCTCGACCACGACACCGGCGTCGGGCACCCGGAGCGGCCCGCCCGCCTGGACGCGGTGGTCGCCGGCGTGAAGGCGGCCGGCGTGGGCGAGGCCCTCGTCCCGGTCAGCCCCCGCCCGGCGACGACCGAGGAGCTGACGAGGGTCCACAGCGAGCGCTTCGTCGCCGCCGTCGAGCGCCTCTGCGGGGGCGGCGGCGGCCGCATCGACGCCGACACGGTGGCCGGGGCGTCGTCCTACGAGGTCGCCGCCCTCGCCGCCGGCGCCGGCCTCGACGCGGTGGAGCGCCTGGAGCGGGGCGAGGCCGACGCCGCCTTCTGCGCCGTGCGCCCGCCCGGCCACCACGCCACCGCCACCCGGGCCATGGGCTTCTGCCTGTTCAACAACGTCGCCGTCACGGCGGCGGCGCTGGCCGACCGGGGCGAGCGGGTGCTCGTCGTCGACTACGACGCCCACCACGGCAACGGCACCCAGGACGTGTTCTACGAGGACCCGAGGGTCGTCTACGTCTCGATGCACGAGTGGCCGCTCTACCCGGGCACGGGCACGCTCGACGAGACCGGGCGGGGCGACGGCGCCGGCGCCACCGTCAACCTGCCGTTCCCGGCCGGGACCACCGGCGACGTCTACCTCGCCGCCCTCGACGAGGTCGTGCTGCCCCTCGCCGAGGCCTTCCGGCCGACGTGGCTGCTCCTCTCGGCCGGCTTCGACGCCCACCGCCGCGACCCGCTCACCGGGCTGGCGCTCTCGGCCGGCGACTACGCCGACCTGACCGCCCGCCTCGCCGCGCTGGTCCCGCCGGGCCGTCGCCTCGCCTTCCTCGAGGGGGGCTACGACCTCGAGGGGCTGGCCTCCTCGGCCGGCGCCTGCCTCGCCGCGCTGGCCGGCGGATCGTGGCGCCCGGAGCCGGCCACGAACGGCGGTCCCGGCCGGGCCGTGGTGGCCGCGGCCGCCCTCCGCCGGCAGCGCGATTCCCTCAACGACCCCACCTGACCGGGCGATAGGGATGCACGGCCGAGCTCGGCCGCCCATCCGCGACCGCCGACGAAGGGGAACAGAGGGGACACCTTGTGGTCGACCTGAGCACGCTCCTGGCGCACCTCATGGAGCAGCGCGGATCTGACCTGCACGTCAAGGTCGGCGGCCCTCCCCGCGTCAGGGTGGACGGGAAGCTCGTCGCCGCGCCGTTCGACCCCGTCACCCCCGCCGACGTCGACCGCATCGCCAGGGAGATCCTCCCGCCGGGCCGGGCCCAGGAGTTCACCGAGACGGCCGAGGCCGACTTCGCCCACAGCCTCCCCGGCGTCGGCCGCTTCCGGGTCAACGTGCACCGCCAGCGGGGGACGGTCGGGCTCGTGTTCCGGGTGGTCACCCCCGGGATGCCGACCTACGACGCGCTGGCCATGCCGCCGGTCGTCACCCGCCTGGTCGACACCCTGCGGGGCCTCGTGCTCGTCACCGGCCCGGCCTCGTCGGGCAAGACGACCACGGTCGCGGCGCTGCTCGACCACCTGAACCAGCGGGTCGAGGCCCACATCATCACGATCGAGGACCCGATCGAGGTGCTGCACCCCGACAAGCAGTCGATCGTCACCCAGCGGGAGATCGGGACCGACACGATCGGCTTCGCCGACGCCCTCCGCCGGGCCACCCGCCAGGACCCGGACGTGATCTACCTGTCCGAGGTGCCCGACGCCGAGGTCATGTGGCTGGCGCTGACGGCCGCCGACACCGGCAACCTCGTGATCTCGACCATGCGGACGACCAGCGCGGTCGAGACGGTGAAGCGGGTGGTCGACTTCTTCCCGTCCCAGCAGCACCGCCAGGTGCGGCTGCTGCTGGCCCACTCGCTGCGGGGCGTGATCAGCCAGCGGCTGCTGGAGCGGGCCGACGGCAAGGGCAGGACGCCGGCCGTGGAGGTGCTGGTCGGCACCAACCGGGTGTACGACGCCATCGTCGACGGCAACGACGACGCCCTCGAGCAGCTGATCAGCGAGGGCGAGTACTACGGGATGCAGACCTTCGACCAGAGCCTGTTCGACCTCTACAAGGACGGCATGGTGAGCCTGCGCGACGCGCTGGCGGCCGCGTCCCGGCCCGAGGACCTGCGCATCGCCCTCCAGGCCGCCGGCCTGACGGCGCCGTACTGAGCCAGGCGGCCGGTCCCGCCCCGGTCGCTACGGTGGGGCCGTGGTCCCCGAGCGGCTCCGGGCCGTGCTCGACGAGGTCCGCCCGCTGGCCGAGCGCTTCGAGCGGGCCGGGCGGCGCGTCTACCTCGTCGGCGGGGTGGTCAGGGACCTGCTGCTCGGCCGGGAGCTGAGCGGCGACCTCGACCTCACCACCGACGCCCGCCCCGACGAGACCAGGCGGGTCGTCGCCGGCTGGGCCGACGCCGTGTGGGCCCAGGGCGAGCGGTTCGGCACGGTGGCGATGAAGAAGGACGGGCGCACCTACGAGGTGACGACCCACCGGGCCGACGCCTACCGGCCCGACTCCCGCAAGCCCGACGTGGCCTTCGCCGACGCCGTCGACGCCGACCTCTCCCGGCGGGACTTCACGGTCAACGCCATGGCCATCGCCCTGCCCGAGCCCCGCCTGATCGACCCGTTCGGCGGCGCCGCCGACCTCGCCGCCGGGCGCCTGCGGACCCCGCTCGACCCCGAGGTGTCCTTCGGCGACGACCCGCTGCGCATGCTCAGGGCCGCCCGCTTCCTCGCCGGCTACGGGCTGGTGCCCGAGCCCGAGCTGGTGGCCGCCGTGCGGGCCATGCACCCCCGCCTGGAGATCGTGTCGGCCGAGCGGGTCCGCGACGAGCTCGACAAGCTGGTGACGGTCCCCGAGCCGGGCGCCGGCCTGTGGTTCCTCTGCGACACGGGCCTGGCCGACGAGTTCCTCCCCGAGCTGCCCGGGCTGCGGCTGGAGCAGGACCCGATCCACCGGCACAAGGACGTGCTGGCCCACACGATCGCCGTCGTCGAGAAGGTCCGCCCCGAGCACCGGGTCACCCGCCTGGCCGCCCTGTTCCACGACGTCGGCAAGCCGAAGACCCGCTCGATCGGCCCCGGCGGGGTCAGCTTCCACCACCACGAGGTGGTCGGGGCCCGCATGACCCGCGAGCGGATGCAGGCGCTGCGCTACCCGACTGACGACGTCGAGCAGGTCAGCCGCCTCGTGTTCCTCCACCTGCGGTTCCACACCTACAAGATGGGGTGGACCGACAGCGCCGTCCGCCGGTTCGTGCGCGACGCCGGCGACCAGCTCGACGAGCTCATCGAGCTGACGAGGTGCGACTGCACGACCCGCAACCTGCGCAAGGCCAAGGCCCTCGACCGGCGCATGGACGAGCTCGAGGAGC harbors:
- a CDS encoding PilT/PilU family type 4a pilus ATPase — protein: MVDLSTLLAHLMEQRGSDLHVKVGGPPRVRVDGKLVAAPFDPVTPADVDRIAREILPPGRAQEFTETAEADFAHSLPGVGRFRVNVHRQRGTVGLVFRVVTPGMPTYDALAMPPVVTRLVDTLRGLVLVTGPASSGKTTTVAALLDHLNQRVEAHIITIEDPIEVLHPDKQSIVTQREIGTDTIGFADALRRATRQDPDVIYLSEVPDAEVMWLALTAADTGNLVISTMRTTSAVETVKRVVDFFPSQQHRQVRLLLAHSLRGVISQRLLERADGKGRTPAVEVLVGTNRVYDAIVDGNDDALEQLISEGEYYGMQTFDQSLFDLYKDGMVSLRDALAAASRPEDLRIALQAAGLTAPY
- a CDS encoding CCA tRNA nucleotidyltransferase; the encoded protein is MVPERLRAVLDEVRPLAERFERAGRRVYLVGGVVRDLLLGRELSGDLDLTTDARPDETRRVVAGWADAVWAQGERFGTVAMKKDGRTYEVTTHRADAYRPDSRKPDVAFADAVDADLSRRDFTVNAMAIALPEPRLIDPFGGAADLAAGRLRTPLDPEVSFGDDPLRMLRAARFLAGYGLVPEPELVAAVRAMHPRLEIVSAERVRDELDKLVTVPEPGAGLWFLCDTGLADEFLPELPGLRLEQDPIHRHKDVLAHTIAVVEKVRPEHRVTRLAALFHDVGKPKTRSIGPGGVSFHHHEVVGARMTRERMQALRYPTDDVEQVSRLVFLHLRFHTYKMGWTDSAVRRFVRDAGDQLDELIELTRCDCTTRNLRKAKALDRRMDELEERIAELRAREELAAIRPDLDGRQVMAHLGVPPGRVVGEALAFLLELRLEEGPLGEEEALRRLDAWWAGRRAAGD